In Quercus robur chromosome 11, dhQueRobu3.1, whole genome shotgun sequence, the following proteins share a genomic window:
- the LOC126706731 gene encoding 2-carboxy-1,4-naphthoquinone phytyltransferase, chloroplastic-like: protein MRNKGFHIRSISSLLQCPPFRLSYQGLGEPLCFAAFGPFACTAFYLLQGSTSQMNYLPLSGTILSASILVGFTTSLILFCSHFHQVEEDKAVGKMSPLVRLGTERGLSVVKVAVIAHYFLLFAFGLIKALPFIYIVSPANW from the exons ATGAGAAACAAAGGTTTTCACATCCGTTCAATATCGTCTCTTTTGCAGTGCCCTCCATTTCGGTTAAGCTACCAAGGATTGGGAGAACCCCTGTGCTTTGCAGCATTCGGGCCATTTGCTTGTACTGCTTTTTACCTCTTACAAGGCAGCACAAG TCAGATGAACTATCTTCCCTTAAGTGGTACAATTCTTTCTGCTTCAATCCTTGTTGGCTTCACAACTTCCCTAATTCTTTTCTGTAGTCACTTTCATCAG GTAGAAGAAGATAAGGCAGTTGGAAAAATGTCCCCTCTG GTAAGGCTTGGCACCGAAAGAGGTTTGAGTGTAGTGAAGGTTGCTGTCATAGCACATTACTTCTTGTTGTTTGCCTTTGGTCTAATCAAGGCCcttccttttatttatattgtaaGTCCTGCAAATTGGTAA